Proteins from a single region of Geothrix sp. PMB-07:
- the rdgB gene encoding RdgB/HAM1 family non-canonical purine NTP pyrophosphatase: MLKVLLASRNAGKLREFSELLPHLQFVLWPKDAPELPETGAFFQDNALQKAEGARAWWNEHGTEPVDGVLADDSGLCVDALWGGPGVLSARFAPDLSDYRLKNQRLLSLLPEVADRGARFVCVLAYLPSSGPPFTVSGSVEGSLAQEHRGEGGFGYDPIFIPQGHTRTFGELPSDIKHSLSHRARACAALKERLA; encoded by the coding sequence ATGTTGAAAGTTCTGCTCGCCTCCCGCAACGCCGGCAAGCTCCGGGAGTTCTCCGAGTTGCTGCCTCACCTCCAGTTCGTGCTCTGGCCCAAGGACGCGCCGGAGCTTCCGGAGACCGGCGCCTTTTTTCAGGACAATGCCTTGCAGAAGGCTGAGGGTGCACGCGCCTGGTGGAACGAGCACGGCACGGAACCCGTAGACGGCGTGTTGGCGGATGATTCAGGCCTCTGCGTAGATGCCCTCTGGGGTGGCCCGGGCGTGCTCAGTGCGCGCTTCGCGCCGGATCTGTCCGACTACCGCCTCAAGAACCAACGCCTGCTGAGCCTGCTGCCCGAGGTGGCCGACCGCGGGGCACGCTTCGTGTGCGTGCTGGCCTACCTGCCCAGCAGCGGTCCGCCCTTCACCGTCAGCGGCTCGGTGGAAGGGAGCCTGGCCCAGGAACACCGGGGCGAAGGCGGCTTCGGTTACGATCCCATCTTCATCCCCCAAGGCCACACCCGCACCTTCGGCGAGCTGCCCTCGGACATCAAGCACAGCCTCAGCCACCGCGCCCGTGCCTGCGCTGCGCTGAAAGAGCGCCTGGCTTAG
- a CDS encoding DoxX family protein: protein MSRESTLPAAAKERRAAYAILRLSLGVNILLHGLVRLPHPQAFARTIASQFAGTPVPEFAALGFSLALPFLESGIGLLLVLGWQTRWALRAGSLVMVALVAGTALRSDWHTLGVQVVYSIFYYLLHRDISDNGYALDVSRRRKAV from the coding sequence AGGGCGGCCTATGCCATCCTCCGTCTGAGCCTCGGCGTGAATATCCTGTTGCACGGTTTGGTCAGGCTTCCCCACCCGCAGGCCTTCGCTCGAACCATCGCTTCACAATTCGCCGGCACACCGGTTCCAGAATTCGCGGCCCTGGGGTTCAGTCTGGCCCTTCCGTTTCTGGAGAGCGGCATCGGGCTGCTGCTGGTGCTTGGTTGGCAGACCCGGTGGGCCCTGAGGGCAGGTTCGCTGGTGATGGTCGCGCTTGTGGCGGGGACCGCTCTGCGCAGCGATTGGCACACCCTGGGTGTCCAAGTGGTCTATTCGATCTTCTACTACCTGCTGCACCGAGACATCTCGGACAACGGCTATGCCCTTGACGTCTCGCGCCGCCGCAAAGCGGTCTGA
- a CDS encoding cupin domain-containing protein yields MIRRHAEFIEEPKQNIRGGLGTGRSVELLKNGDMAHILSLGRTTLEPGASIGEHAHPNTEDLYLILEGRGTGILNGERFPVEAGDLFLVKAGGDHGLINDSDSPLTFLGVLTREAGSL; encoded by the coding sequence ATGATTCGAAGGCACGCCGAATTCATCGAAGAACCCAAGCAGAACATCCGCGGCGGGCTGGGAACCGGGCGCAGTGTGGAGCTGCTGAAGAACGGCGACATGGCGCACATCCTGAGCCTTGGACGCACCACGCTGGAGCCCGGGGCCTCCATCGGGGAGCACGCCCATCCCAACACGGAGGATCTCTATCTGATTCTGGAGGGCCGCGGCACGGGCATCCTCAATGGCGAGCGCTTCCCCGTGGAGGCGGGGGATCTGTTCCTGGTGAAGGCCGGTGGCGATCACGGCCTCATCAACGATTCAGACAGCCCGCTCACGTTCCTGGGCGTGCTCACGCGGGAGGCGGGGAGCCTCTAG
- a CDS encoding polysaccharide deacetylase family protein has protein sequence MALSLRALARPFQSATLALSAFLPLVAGAVPAGPERPWPNGARLVISFSMQFESGGQPEGAESPFPKVQMPPGQSDLVARSWYAYGYKQGIARMLDLWDEHQIKVTSHVVGEAAVQHPEVARAIAERGHEIAAHGMRWDSQFNMPYEEEKRFVEDGVVAVAKATGQRAVGYNCNWLRRGPNTLKVLQDLGFTYHIDDLSRDEPFVTLVRGKKFAVVPYTLRCNDIMLVEGRHFSADQFLAQLTLEFDRLYREGASARRMMSVSLHDRIGGSPAMVQAVDQFIRYAKAHAGVRFMRKDEIAKVVLEEPHPLIDTTEAPFNEGSGRP, from the coding sequence ATGGCCTTGTCTCTGCGCGCCCTGGCGCGTCCCTTCCAATCCGCCACCCTGGCCCTTTCCGCATTCCTGCCCCTCGTCGCCGGTGCCGTTCCCGCGGGACCTGAACGCCCCTGGCCCAACGGCGCCCGGCTGGTCATTTCCTTCTCCATGCAGTTTGAATCGGGAGGCCAACCCGAAGGCGCAGAGAGCCCCTTTCCGAAGGTGCAGATGCCACCCGGGCAATCCGATCTGGTGGCCCGCAGCTGGTATGCCTATGGGTACAAGCAGGGCATTGCCCGGATGCTGGATCTGTGGGACGAGCACCAGATCAAGGTGACCTCCCATGTGGTGGGAGAGGCCGCCGTGCAGCATCCGGAAGTCGCCCGAGCCATCGCGGAGCGGGGCCACGAAATTGCCGCGCATGGCATGCGCTGGGATAGCCAATTCAACATGCCCTACGAGGAGGAGAAGAGGTTCGTGGAGGATGGGGTGGTCGCCGTGGCCAAGGCGACTGGACAGCGGGCGGTGGGGTACAACTGCAATTGGCTTCGCCGTGGACCGAACACCCTGAAGGTGCTTCAAGATCTGGGCTTCACCTATCACATCGATGACCTCAGCCGCGATGAGCCTTTCGTGACCTTGGTGCGGGGAAAGAAATTCGCCGTGGTTCCCTACACCCTGCGCTGCAACGACATCATGCTCGTGGAAGGAAGGCATTTCTCCGCGGACCAGTTTCTGGCCCAGCTGACATTGGAATTCGACCGCCTCTACCGCGAAGGGGCATCCGCGCGGCGGATGATGTCCGTGAGCCTCCATGACCGGATCGGGGGCAGCCCCGCCATGGTGCAGGCGGTGGATCAATTCATCCGGTACGCCAAGGCGCACGCCGGAGTGCGGTTCATGCGCAAGGACGAGATTGCCAAGGTCGTCCTGGAAGAACCGCATCCACTGATCGACACGACTGAAGCCCCGTTCAATGAAGGCAGCGGGCGCCCCTGA
- a CDS encoding DUF2975 domain-containing protein, which yields MSRLQALSRWLQHLCTAGQTIVVLIICLVAFAEPYKVARILIFTRYDRSWLARLTGMNGHPLLLLALTLWGTLWLLGFWACRGIFRAHARGEAFRTASLRSFRLLAAVWMGAFPVGCILAYAPKHSILAIVPTMIVHLGPKLLYLLVGLALLVLARIMDDARQLQDEQDLVV from the coding sequence ATGTCCCGTCTCCAGGCCCTCAGCCGCTGGCTCCAGCATCTCTGCACAGCAGGACAAACAATCGTCGTCCTGATCATTTGCTTGGTCGCTTTTGCCGAGCCATACAAGGTGGCTCGGATCCTCATCTTTACGCGCTACGACCGATCCTGGCTGGCACGCCTGACGGGCATGAACGGACACCCCTTGCTCCTGCTGGCCCTAACGCTTTGGGGCACCCTCTGGTTGCTGGGGTTCTGGGCTTGCCGTGGCATCTTCAGGGCCCACGCACGAGGCGAAGCCTTCCGAACCGCCTCCCTACGGAGTTTTCGACTCCTAGCGGCAGTGTGGATGGGGGCCTTTCCCGTGGGGTGCATACTTGCCTATGCTCCTAAGCACTCAATTCTGGCTATCGTGCCGACAATGATTGTCCATCTGGGTCCGAAGTTGCTTTACCTGCTGGTTGGGCTCGCTCTCCTGGTGCTCGCCAGGATCATGGACGACGCCCGGCAATTGCAGGACGAACAGGATCTGGTGGTCTAG
- a CDS encoding alpha/beta hydrolase, with translation MRSRWIRLPLLVLAAWAVASVALGWWVLPGLLLNPPLPQRTEAQRASIRQMLQGKDGSFTSVRVPGGQGAPLELWHLRRAAPRGAVIYLHGFGDDVWGTLGRARSLPEWDAVGFTFRGRDRNPSTPCTMGGWERQDVVAAFRYLEAAGFPAERIVIAGWSMGAGVGLLALEDLEREGKRPGGALLECPFQDLHRAARDHIRGTLGHLEPLATLAERVALWASARQAHFDPASVSPLRSAERIGCRIALITGDADPETPVDGVRGIARFHPDLTIIHGAGHCEASNRFEGGWGGWAQSRIKTWGL, from the coding sequence ATGCGCTCCCGTTGGATCCGACTCCCGCTTCTGGTGCTGGCCGCCTGGGCGGTGGCCAGTGTGGCCCTTGGCTGGTGGGTGCTGCCGGGTCTGTTGCTGAACCCACCGCTGCCCCAGCGCACGGAAGCGCAACGCGCTTCGATTCGCCAGATGCTTCAGGGAAAGGATGGATCCTTCACCTCGGTCCGAGTGCCGGGAGGTCAAGGGGCGCCGCTGGAACTCTGGCACCTGCGTCGGGCCGCGCCTCGTGGGGCGGTGATCTACCTGCACGGCTTCGGGGACGATGTGTGGGGAACCCTGGGTAGAGCGCGTTCGTTGCCTGAGTGGGACGCCGTGGGCTTCACCTTCCGAGGTCGGGATCGGAACCCTTCAACTCCATGCACCATGGGTGGCTGGGAGCGGCAGGATGTGGTCGCCGCCTTCCGCTACCTGGAGGCCGCTGGATTCCCGGCTGAACGGATCGTCATCGCCGGCTGGAGCATGGGTGCCGGGGTGGGGCTGCTGGCCCTTGAGGATCTGGAACGCGAGGGAAAGCGGCCCGGCGGGGCTTTGCTGGAGTGCCCCTTCCAGGATCTCCATCGCGCCGCCCGGGATCATATTCGGGGAACCCTGGGACACCTCGAGCCTCTCGCCACCCTCGCCGAGCGGGTCGCCCTTTGGGCTTCCGCGCGGCAGGCGCACTTCGATCCCGCGTCGGTCTCGCCACTGCGTTCAGCAGAGCGGATCGGGTGCCGAATCGCCTTGATCACAGGCGATGCGGATCCGGAAACGCCTGTGGACGGGGTGCGGGGCATCGCACGCTTCCATCCGGATCTGACGATCATCCACGGTGCCGGTCACTGCGAAGCCAGCAACCGCTTCGAGGGTGGGTGGGGAGGCTGGGCCCAAAGCCGGATAAAGACCTGGGGTTTATGA
- a CDS encoding helix-turn-helix transcriptional regulator, producing MPITVNLDVMLARRKMRLTELAGRVDLTLANLSILKTGKAKAIRFSTLESLCKALNCQPGDLLAFEAENLQP from the coding sequence ATGCCAATCACTGTGAACCTCGACGTGATGCTGGCGCGCCGAAAGATGCGCCTCACTGAACTCGCAGGGCGCGTGGATCTCACGCTGGCCAACCTCTCCATCCTTAAAACGGGCAAGGCGAAGGCCATCCGCTTCTCGACGCTAGAGTCCCTCTGCAAGGCCCTCAATTGCCAGCCGGGTGACTTGCTGGCCTTCGAGGCCGAAAACCTCCAGCCATGA
- a CDS encoding DMT family transporter codes for MTWKREPRTWLAIAGVLLLWASAFAGIRAGLRLSSTGTPGADGYGPGELALLRFGTASIALGIFAMATRMRLPERADLPRIGLAGFLGISVYHVALNFGEVTVNAGAASMLISAGPVFTALLSALFLNERLTRLGWSGIFLAFVGVSLIALSGGKGLRFTPGALLILLSAAVAAIYSILSKQSLRRYRAIEFTCYSIWAGTLPMLVFLPGLLHRAPTAAPAATFAVMYLGIFPAAIAYVLWNYALSRMPASLLSSFLYLSPVIACFIAWVWLGEVPAFLTLVGGAIAILGVILVQTRGQHLEAPRLPREHAQERERAV; via the coding sequence ATGACGTGGAAACGGGAACCCCGAACCTGGCTGGCCATCGCGGGCGTGCTGCTGCTGTGGGCCTCGGCCTTTGCAGGCATTCGCGCCGGGTTGCGCCTCTCTTCAACGGGAACCCCCGGAGCTGATGGCTACGGCCCAGGCGAACTCGCCCTGCTGCGATTCGGAACCGCTTCCATCGCCCTCGGCATCTTCGCCATGGCCACCCGCATGCGACTGCCCGAGCGCGCGGATCTGCCCCGCATCGGCCTCGCGGGCTTCCTGGGCATCAGCGTCTACCATGTGGCCCTCAATTTCGGCGAGGTCACGGTCAATGCAGGCGCCGCTTCCATGCTCATCTCCGCGGGACCCGTCTTCACGGCCCTGCTCTCCGCGCTGTTCCTGAACGAGCGCCTCACCCGCCTGGGCTGGAGCGGCATCTTCCTGGCCTTCGTCGGCGTTTCGCTCATCGCGCTCAGTGGCGGCAAGGGACTGCGCTTCACACCAGGGGCCCTGCTCATCCTGCTATCAGCGGCGGTGGCGGCCATCTATTCCATCCTGTCCAAGCAGAGCCTGCGGCGCTACCGGGCCATCGAATTCACCTGCTACTCCATCTGGGCCGGGACCCTGCCCATGCTGGTCTTCCTGCCGGGCCTGCTCCACCGCGCTCCCACCGCCGCCCCGGCGGCCACCTTCGCCGTGATGTATCTGGGCATCTTCCCGGCAGCCATCGCCTACGTGCTGTGGAACTACGCCCTCTCGCGCATGCCTGCGTCGCTGCTCTCGAGCTTTCTGTATCTCTCGCCGGTCATCGCCTGCTTCATTGCCTGGGTGTGGCTGGGGGAAGTCCCCGCCTTTCTCACCCTCGTGGGCGGCGCCATCGCCATCCTCGGCGTGATCCTCGTGCAGACCCGGGGGCAGCACCTAGAGGCTCCCCGCCTCCCGCGTGAGCACGCCCAGGAACGTGAGCGGGCTGTCTGA
- a CDS encoding methyl-accepting chemotaxis protein, with protein sequence MKIGKKISLSSGALIALTTVMVTAVCLLMVYASLEKQAITMQESRIKTLWELANHKGSGFRVANNQLFVGDYAFNDNFEIPDKVKELCGGTATVFLGDTRISTNVMGANGKRAIGTKLQGPARDAVLGKGLGYRGEATILGEAYFTAYDPIRDATGNVIGVFYVGVKKSEYFSTFYTLLWVAAGITLLALLAAYFTMLYLANKISLPLARMVAGMERSDLTLVLEEQGDDEIRALAKAFNRYNGQLRGALRQFRDQSLQVASGSTELSATSDQLSATTDELDRGIEVQRSRTEQMASAITELTASIETVSQNANSSREVSQLTAEAATAGTRVGEETAQAMSAVRESTHRMVEAIGVIRDIANQTNLLSLNAAIEAATAGSLGKGFAVVAEEVRKLAERSQASAREIEDFIATSQSAVAEGERSVSAVVAHLEGIKTQAERAAETVLQIAQASTEQARTADEVARVVTQVAEENARTASASTQLAATSREVARTASELARISEDLRTESEQFQV encoded by the coding sequence ATGAAGATCGGCAAGAAAATCTCACTATCAAGCGGGGCCCTGATCGCCCTCACCACCGTGATGGTGACGGCCGTCTGCCTGCTGATGGTCTACGCCTCCCTAGAGAAACAGGCGATCACGATGCAGGAGAGTCGCATCAAGACCCTCTGGGAGTTGGCCAACCACAAGGGAAGTGGGTTCAGGGTGGCCAACAACCAGCTGTTCGTCGGCGATTACGCCTTCAACGACAACTTTGAAATCCCCGACAAAGTGAAGGAGCTGTGCGGAGGCACGGCGACCGTCTTCCTGGGTGATACACGCATCTCTACCAATGTGATGGGAGCCAACGGAAAGCGGGCCATAGGCACCAAGCTGCAAGGCCCAGCCCGGGACGCAGTCCTCGGAAAGGGCCTGGGCTACCGGGGCGAGGCGACCATCCTCGGCGAAGCCTACTTCACCGCCTATGACCCGATCCGGGATGCGACCGGAAACGTGATCGGCGTCTTCTATGTCGGCGTCAAGAAGAGTGAGTATTTCAGCACCTTCTACACCCTTCTCTGGGTCGCTGCCGGAATCACGCTCCTGGCCCTGCTGGCGGCCTACTTCACGATGTTGTACCTGGCCAACAAGATCAGCCTGCCCCTCGCCCGGATGGTGGCGGGGATGGAGCGTTCGGATCTCACCCTGGTCCTGGAAGAACAAGGGGATGACGAAATCCGGGCCCTCGCCAAGGCGTTCAACCGCTACAACGGGCAACTCCGCGGGGCCTTGCGGCAATTCCGCGACCAGTCCCTTCAGGTGGCCAGCGGCAGCACCGAGCTTTCGGCCACCTCAGATCAGCTCTCCGCGACGACCGATGAACTGGACCGCGGCATCGAAGTGCAGCGCAGCCGCACGGAGCAGATGGCCAGCGCCATCACCGAGCTGACAGCTTCCATCGAAACGGTTTCTCAGAACGCCAACAGTTCTCGGGAAGTGTCGCAACTCACAGCAGAGGCCGCCACGGCGGGCACCCGCGTGGGCGAGGAAACCGCCCAGGCCATGTCCGCAGTCCGGGAAAGCACGCACCGGATGGTTGAAGCCATCGGCGTCATTCGGGACATTGCGAACCAGACCAACCTGCTCTCTCTCAATGCGGCGATCGAAGCAGCCACGGCTGGAAGCCTGGGCAAGGGCTTTGCCGTTGTCGCCGAAGAAGTGCGGAAACTCGCCGAGCGTTCCCAGGCCTCCGCCAGGGAAATCGAGGATTTCATCGCAACGTCCCAATCTGCGGTCGCCGAAGGTGAACGCAGCGTCAGCGCGGTCGTCGCGCACCTGGAGGGAATCAAGACGCAGGCCGAGCGCGCTGCGGAAACGGTGCTTCAGATCGCCCAGGCCAGCACCGAACAGGCCCGCACCGCCGATGAGGTGGCGCGGGTGGTCACCCAGGTCGCGGAAGAGAATGCGCGAACCGCGTCGGCCAGCACCCAGCTGGCCGCCACCAGCCGGGAAGTGGCCCGAACCGCCAGTGAGCTCGCCCGGATCTCGGAGGATCTGCGCACCGAATCCGAACAATTCCAGGTCTGA
- a CDS encoding peptidoglycan DD-metalloendopeptidase family protein — translation MNRIAAKLGLFSLGVIGSASAWAGVASLPFKPSPVPGGVAVVAVAGKEAPPKVTYRGEPVLTRKGDRGWVAVVGIPLSAKAGQDTIEVDGRPVPFTIKPKQYPEQRVKLKNQRQVTPSEEDEARIAKEQLLMGPAWKAWPEGLTASLNLRQPTPGSLTASFGMRRIFNGVPRSPHSGLDIRSPQGQAVRAPAGGVVVLTGDFFYSGNAVFVAHGEGVVSLLCHLSKITVKEGQKVQAGDLLGEVGMTGRATGPHLHWSLSLNNARVDPRLFL, via the coding sequence ATGAATCGAATTGCCGCGAAGCTTGGCTTGTTCTCCTTGGGGGTCATCGGATCCGCTTCGGCTTGGGCGGGGGTGGCTTCTCTCCCCTTCAAGCCCTCCCCCGTCCCCGGCGGCGTGGCGGTGGTGGCTGTCGCCGGAAAGGAGGCGCCGCCGAAGGTCACCTACCGTGGTGAGCCGGTGCTGACGCGAAAAGGTGACCGAGGTTGGGTGGCCGTGGTGGGGATTCCCCTCAGCGCGAAGGCGGGTCAGGACACGATCGAGGTGGATGGCCGACCCGTGCCCTTCACCATCAAGCCCAAGCAGTATCCCGAGCAGCGGGTGAAATTGAAGAATCAGCGCCAGGTCACTCCGAGCGAGGAGGACGAAGCGCGCATCGCCAAAGAGCAGCTGCTCATGGGGCCAGCCTGGAAGGCCTGGCCCGAGGGACTGACCGCCTCACTGAACCTGCGCCAGCCCACGCCGGGCAGCCTCACGGCCTCCTTTGGGATGCGGCGCATCTTCAACGGCGTGCCCCGTTCGCCGCACTCGGGCCTGGATATTCGCTCGCCTCAAGGCCAGGCGGTGCGGGCGCCTGCGGGCGGGGTGGTGGTGCTGACGGGCGATTTCTTCTACAGCGGCAACGCGGTGTTCGTGGCCCACGGCGAAGGCGTGGTGAGCCTGCTCTGCCACCTCTCGAAGATCACGGTGAAGGAAGGCCAGAAGGTCCAGGCTGGTGATCTGCTGGGCGAGGTGGGCATGACGGGGCGGGCGACGGGGCCGCACCTGCACTGGTCCCTCAGTCTCAACAATGCGCGGGTGGATCCGCGGCTGTTCCTGTAG
- a CDS encoding sugar nucleotide-binding protein, producing MNTESRPLVITGSDGFLASRLVRHLERRFPVVGLGRRELDITSEGAVQNTLERLQPRLVIHAAAVSDTGACERDPAGTHLVNVEGSRHVARACGGVGAKLIFLSSDQVFNGNPEPGAYPEDRQPVPNTAYGRQKREAEGVVQTLAPDAVVLRLTWLFDCPQRLLRTNANLVWNVLRAALRNQPLTLPTREFRGLTYVHDLVERFDGLLDLPGGTYHAGSENDLSTYEAGALVLEELGLSHRLSELLVADDERFRNAPRDLRISSERLAFPTAAEGIRRCVQEHLGRL from the coding sequence TTGAACACCGAGTCCAGACCTCTTGTCATCACGGGTTCTGACGGATTTCTGGCCTCCCGGCTGGTCCGGCATTTGGAGCGGCGCTTTCCCGTGGTGGGACTGGGCCGCCGCGAGCTGGACATCACTTCCGAAGGTGCGGTCCAGAACACCTTGGAGAGGCTCCAGCCGCGCCTCGTGATCCATGCGGCGGCGGTGTCGGATACCGGAGCCTGCGAGCGGGATCCGGCGGGAACCCACCTTGTCAACGTGGAGGGTTCTCGTCACGTGGCCAGGGCCTGCGGCGGGGTTGGCGCCAAGCTGATCTTCCTCAGCTCAGATCAAGTGTTCAACGGCAACCCCGAGCCCGGCGCCTACCCCGAGGACCGCCAACCCGTGCCCAACACGGCCTATGGCCGCCAGAAGCGGGAGGCCGAGGGGGTGGTGCAGACATTGGCTCCGGATGCGGTGGTGCTGCGCCTCACGTGGCTCTTCGACTGTCCACAGCGGCTTCTGCGAACCAATGCCAACCTGGTTTGGAACGTGCTCCGGGCTGCGCTGCGGAACCAGCCGCTGACCCTGCCGACTCGGGAGTTCCGGGGCCTGACCTATGTCCACGATCTGGTGGAGCGCTTCGATGGGTTGCTCGACCTGCCCGGAGGAACCTATCACGCGGGCAGCGAGAATGACCTTTCCACCTATGAGGCAGGTGCCCTCGTTCTGGAGGAACTGGGGCTGAGCCATCGCCTTTCCGAGCTGCTGGTGGCGGATGATGAGCGCTTCCGGAACGCGCCCCGCGACTTGCGGATCTCCAGTGAGCGATTGGCCTTCCCCACGGCAGCCGAAGGCATCCGCCGTTGCGTTCAGGAGCATCTGGGGCGGTTGTAG
- a CDS encoding ThiF family adenylyltransferase yields the protein MFNRYAKQRIFLGRDADESLRAKRVAVLGLGATGSVIAPWLARAGVGHLTLIDRDLVEASNLQRQILYGESDLGRPKAEVARERLADANSSIELEPVVADLTSGNARELLSGFDLICDGTDNFEARFLINDVAILTGTPWIYAGAIGGEGVIWPLNPPHTPCLRCLIEEPPAGGDVDTCDSAGVLGPTVGIIGSWAAMEALKVLTGKPPHGDLARFDFWNNERQFLKSPKSRCRFCTEKITEFLDARWSIKASALCGLEGVQIRVNPPGKLDLATLKQRLETRTRSPWKQAGLMLKGREGDDEITLFADGRALVHGPMTPERARSWYTEVVGC from the coding sequence ATGTTCAACCGCTATGCCAAGCAACGCATCTTTCTCGGCCGCGACGCCGATGAATCCTTGCGCGCCAAGCGGGTGGCCGTCCTGGGCCTGGGCGCAACGGGTTCGGTCATCGCGCCCTGGCTGGCCCGGGCCGGGGTGGGGCATCTCACCCTCATCGACCGCGACCTGGTGGAAGCCTCCAACCTCCAGCGCCAGATCCTCTACGGCGAATCCGACCTGGGACGGCCCAAGGCCGAAGTGGCCAGGGAACGCCTTGCCGACGCCAATTCGAGCATCGAATTGGAACCCGTGGTGGCCGATCTCACCAGCGGCAACGCCCGGGAGCTGCTCTCCGGCTTCGATCTCATCTGCGACGGCACCGACAACTTCGAGGCCCGCTTCCTCATCAACGATGTGGCCATCCTCACCGGCACGCCCTGGATCTACGCGGGCGCCATCGGCGGTGAAGGCGTCATCTGGCCCCTGAACCCGCCTCACACTCCCTGCCTGCGCTGCCTCATCGAAGAACCCCCGGCAGGCGGCGACGTGGACACCTGCGACAGCGCGGGCGTGCTGGGTCCCACCGTGGGCATCATCGGCAGCTGGGCGGCCATGGAGGCCCTCAAGGTGCTCACGGGCAAGCCCCCCCACGGTGACCTGGCCCGCTTCGATTTCTGGAACAACGAACGCCAGTTCCTCAAATCCCCCAAGTCCCGCTGCCGCTTCTGCACGGAAAAGATCACCGAATTCCTGGATGCCCGCTGGAGCATCAAGGCCAGCGCCCTCTGCGGGCTGGAGGGTGTGCAGATCCGCGTCAACCCGCCCGGCAAGCTGGATCTCGCCACCCTGAAGCAACGCCTCGAAACCCGCACCCGCAGCCCCTGGAAACAAGCGGGTCTCATGCTCAAGGGCCGCGAAGGCGATGACGAAATCACCCTCTTCGCCGATGGCCGCGCCCTCGTGCACGGCCCCATGACACCCGAGCGCGCCCGCAGCTGGTACACCGAGGTGGTGGGATGCTGA